In Hydrogenispora ethanolica, one genomic interval encodes:
- the cas2 gene encoding CRISPR-associated endonuclease Cas2 — protein sequence MFVIVVYDIAEKRVAKVLKKSRQYLYWVQNSVFEGEISEAKYKKYVTELKKIINLEEDSVIIYNLRTSKYSSREVIGLEKGGQSNIL from the coding sequence CTGTTTGTAATCGTGGTTTATGATATTGCTGAAAAACGAGTCGCCAAAGTGCTTAAAAAATCTCGCCAATATTTGTACTGGGTTCAGAATTCGGTCTTTGAAGGCGAGATCTCGGAGGCCAAGTATAAGAAATATGTCACGGAACTAAAGAAAATAATCAATTTAGAAGAAGATTCGGTGATCATCTATAATTTAAGAACCAGCAAATATTCCTCCAGAGAAGTGATCGGCCTTGAGAAAGGAGGACAGAGCAATATTTTGTAG